TGATGGTCGAAGAACGCATCGCCTGATTCCAGACGCCGTGATCAAACCTTTTCGCCAGTCTCCCGACCGCCCCGGTCATCCCGCCCGCTGATTACGCTGAAACGAAAGGACACCGCAAGCGCGCCGCCCGCTCGGGACGACCGGTGGGGAAAAGGGAATGGGACCGGCTCGATTCCGACGTGATCTTCGAATGAACGAGCCGCGGGTATCGCCACCGGGTGAGGCCCTGATGGCAAAAGCGCGCCCGTCAGCGCCGGCCTACTCCTCTTCGTTGGGCCGGTAGAGAATCGAGATCTTGCCGATGCTATCGACCAGCGCGGCTCCGCATCGTTCCGCCAGTTCCGCGGCGAGCGACCTACGGGTCTCCCGGTCATCCGAGTCGATTCGAATCTTGATCAACTCGTGTGCTTCCAGAGTGCGATTCGTTTCGTCGACCAGGCCCTCCGTGAGGACGTTCTTCCCGATGCGAACGACGGGCTCGAGATGATGGGCTTCGCTCTTGAGGCGCTTCCGGTCCTTCGCCGTGAGCAGCGGAGGCTGGTCGACCGGTTCGCCGGTCACCGGCGTTTCGAGCCCTGACGCCCGGCAGCCGGGTTGACGGATCCTTTCCCCTCGGCGACGGCCGGACGTGTGGGGAAGCGGACCTGCCACGACGCTTCGAGCCGCTCGCCGGTTTCCTTCGAGGTCGCCCAGAGGACGACGTCGAGCGGCTTCCCCTCTCCGATCG
The Acidobacteriota bacterium DNA segment above includes these coding regions:
- the yhbY gene encoding ribosome assembly RNA-binding protein YhbY, with protein sequence MLTAKDRKRLKSEAHHLEPVVRIGKNVLTEGLVDETNRTLEAHELIKIRIDSDDRETRRSLAAELAERCGAALVDSIGKISILYRPNEEE